A single region of the Clostridia bacterium genome encodes:
- a CDS encoding extracellular solute-binding protein — protein MKRLIGIALCIALLASVAAVFVGCNNVPRDEKLIIYLPGEYMDYDIFEEFESYYQEKTGKRVKVVPEEFEAVEDIQREVEQRKADFDLVCPSDYMVEYLIKKDLLIPLDKTVINVEAEGLFRPEYVATTKEFDPELKYAVPYMYGTLGLVYDITKTGRVIDSWEALYGTEFRGKRSVKDSIRDAYVSACLYNAREELTGLSGEAQKARVQAIFEDASPATVSAAEEVLTAVKQDGGEWDVDDAKFDMAAGKSTAPTVALMWSCDAGYVMNDYEDAAGKEQEGNRNLWYVVPKEGGNVYIDAFVISKYAKNVSAAQEFLAFLCRKEVAIKNSEYAGAVSPVKAAYDQLYEDYTTDEEMFEGTQAGWKEMFIETMFPSAETLNRCGVMKDFEPSVYENVSRMWARLQ, from the coding sequence TCGCATTATGCATCGCCTTGCTCGCCTCCGTGGCGGCCGTCTTCGTCGGGTGCAACAACGTGCCCCGCGACGAAAAACTCATCATCTATTTGCCCGGTGAGTACATGGACTACGACATTTTCGAGGAGTTCGAGTCCTACTATCAAGAGAAGACGGGCAAACGCGTCAAGGTCGTTCCCGAGGAGTTCGAGGCGGTCGAGGACATTCAGCGCGAGGTAGAGCAGCGCAAGGCCGATTTTGACTTGGTGTGCCCCTCCGACTATATGGTCGAATACCTCATCAAGAAGGATTTGCTCATTCCTCTTGACAAGACCGTCATCAACGTAGAGGCCGAGGGCTTGTTCCGTCCCGAATACGTCGCCACCACCAAGGAGTTCGATCCCGAGCTCAAATACGCCGTTCCCTATATGTACGGCACGTTGGGCTTGGTGTACGACATCACCAAGACGGGCCGCGTCATCGACAGTTGGGAAGCCCTCTACGGCACCGAGTTCAGAGGCAAGCGTTCGGTCAAGGACTCCATTCGCGACGCCTACGTTTCGGCGTGTTTGTACAACGCCCGCGAGGAGTTGACGGGGCTTAGCGGCGAGGCGCAAAAGGCGCGCGTCCAAGCCATCTTCGAGGATGCTTCTCCCGCCACCGTATCCGCCGCCGAAGAGGTGTTGACCGCCGTCAAGCAGGATGGCGGCGAGTGGGACGTCGACGACGCCAAGTTCGATATGGCCGCCGGCAAGTCCACCGCGCCCACCGTTGCGTTGATGTGGTCGTGCGACGCGGGTTATGTGATGAACGACTACGAGGATGCCGCCGGCAAAGAGCAGGAGGGCAACCGCAACCTGTGGTACGTCGTCCCCAAAGAGGGCGGCAACGTCTATATCGACGCCTTCGTCATTTCCAAGTACGCCAAGAACGTATCGGCCGCGCAGGAGTTTCTCGCCTTCCTTTGCCGCAAAGAGGTCGCCATCAAAAATAGCGAATACGCGGGCGCCGTCAGCCCCGTCAAAGCGGCTTACGACCAACTCTACGAGGACTACACCACGGACGAGGAGATGTTCGAGGGCACCCAAGCGGGTTGGAAAGAGATGTTCATCGAAACCATGTTCCCCTCTGCCGAGACGCTCAATCGTTGCGGCGTCATGAAGGACTTCGAGCCTTCCGTATACGAGAACGTTTCCCGTATGTGGGCGCGTTTGCAATAG